A single window of Candidatus Hydrogenedentota bacterium DNA harbors:
- a CDS encoding DUF4091 domain-containing protein has protein sequence MRVFFCFLLLVAPLAVPAEVIDDEIEIKGHLVELGMSPDGGGALHTFGLVATPTNLAGGDGLLQEGFGVGSFYVPNRRLNERMEALDSVTDRPVLQYTYDCDGPNIQGLQSIRKMELIPDEASVRVTWTVKNNGKERQWVAPWVRNDVTPGGTVSELDRFDVPSRGGIVQPKHTAYLPASRNWFAMTDPVEDETLYVVFNANHTHSYLVQPYVKDEDGEFPKAMSVQTAFVPFLLGPGESWTTQYRLNMVRGLKHVDFATEEFAMQIDYVNGKLTMLVSAIKPMPGLQIDTRIKATDGEVWTLPRKQFDLAPSQLARCSYEWKAPANGAYEVLAQVFQNGKSLKLGQETGSPHGGIDTRFDVGNASATPFRAWTDAPHALDQQPRSMARTLAVKGPVTIWAEPSLRKVLPQDVAKPDGPVDPVVRVALAQGESESFQLAIRPKDKTNVNDVRVAVQDLVASDSDARIPSDAVKIYTQHYQHIAVPSHFEGPTGYWPDALVPYKPFNARGGITTPLWFTLSVSEDTAPGTYTGLVEIEGDGLSPVELFLEVEVFGFKLPSRPMLKTDFAFDSDQAYGDHKNYGGKLSQIQLEGLFFENAARHRVTLRSAIPFPSEQPDYGKALSAYKARLAKADPAGVSTISVPQTLLNHVDQLALANAFVVENGLQDRAFVHLANEPPRPAWPRVMEGIQAWKDAAPDIPVMITTYGLEPFLPDGLERWAVHAPVFDTVNNARVLERIGAGGEVWWYVDQTPPRPYGNFFVDFDSIDHRILFWQAWALGVRGMHYRSINDHRGGGDPWKELVDVTPVNGDGFLVYTDRNGPINSIRWENIRDGIDDYDYLAVFNDRRRKLLAQPGHEALLQRAAEAYNLKDVIPSLVSFTRDPEVLEKKRRAIAEMIVEMNAALR, from the coding sequence ATGCGCGTTTTTTTCTGCTTTTTGCTCCTGGTTGCTCCGCTGGCCGTTCCCGCGGAAGTCATAGACGATGAAATCGAGATTAAGGGCCACCTGGTTGAACTGGGGATGAGCCCCGACGGCGGCGGCGCGCTTCACACCTTCGGGCTGGTCGCCACACCCACCAACCTGGCCGGGGGCGATGGATTGCTGCAGGAGGGCTTCGGCGTGGGCAGTTTCTATGTGCCCAATCGACGTCTGAACGAACGCATGGAGGCGCTGGACTCCGTGACTGATCGGCCCGTTTTGCAGTACACCTATGATTGCGATGGCCCGAATATCCAGGGACTCCAGTCCATCCGCAAAATGGAGTTGATACCGGACGAGGCCTCGGTGCGCGTCACCTGGACGGTGAAGAACAACGGCAAGGAGCGCCAGTGGGTGGCGCCCTGGGTGCGCAATGACGTCACGCCGGGCGGCACGGTGAGCGAGCTGGATCGCTTCGACGTTCCCTCGCGCGGCGGCATCGTGCAGCCGAAGCACACGGCCTATCTGCCGGCCTCGCGCAATTGGTTTGCCATGACGGACCCCGTGGAGGACGAGACCCTCTATGTCGTCTTCAACGCCAACCATACCCACTCCTACCTTGTTCAACCCTATGTGAAGGACGAGGACGGCGAGTTTCCCAAGGCGATGAGCGTGCAGACGGCTTTCGTGCCCTTCCTGCTCGGTCCGGGAGAGTCCTGGACCACCCAGTATCGCCTGAACATGGTGCGCGGACTGAAGCATGTGGACTTCGCCACGGAGGAGTTCGCCATGCAAATCGACTACGTTAATGGGAAGCTGACCATGCTCGTGTCCGCAATCAAACCGATGCCGGGACTCCAGATCGACACCCGCATCAAGGCGACCGACGGCGAAGTATGGACCCTGCCGCGCAAACAGTTCGATCTGGCCCCCAGCCAGCTCGCCCGCTGCAGCTACGAGTGGAAGGCTCCCGCCAATGGCGCCTACGAAGTGCTGGCCCAGGTTTTTCAGAATGGCAAGTCCCTGAAACTGGGCCAGGAGACCGGTTCCCCACACGGCGGCATCGATACGAGATTTGACGTCGGTAACGCCTCCGCCACGCCCTTCCGCGCCTGGACCGACGCGCCCCACGCGCTGGACCAGCAACCCCGCAGCATGGCCCGCACGTTGGCGGTGAAAGGTCCAGTGACGATCTGGGCCGAGCCGTCCCTGCGCAAGGTCCTTCCCCAGGACGTCGCAAAGCCCGATGGGCCCGTGGACCCCGTCGTGCGGGTGGCCCTCGCGCAGGGCGAGTCCGAGAGTTTCCAGCTTGCGATCCGGCCAAAAGACAAGACCAACGTAAACGACGTGCGTGTTGCCGTGCAGGATCTCGTAGCCAGCGATTCCGACGCGCGCATTCCTTCAGATGCCGTTAAAATCTACACGCAACACTACCAGCACATCGCCGTGCCGAGCCACTTCGAAGGTCCCACGGGGTATTGGCCCGATGCCCTGGTGCCTTACAAGCCTTTCAACGCGCGTGGCGGCATCACGACGCCCCTGTGGTTCACCTTGAGCGTGTCGGAGGACACGGCGCCCGGTACCTACACGGGATTGGTGGAGATCGAGGGCGACGGCCTCTCGCCCGTGGAGCTGTTCCTCGAAGTGGAGGTCTTCGGCTTCAAGCTCCCCTCACGCCCGATGCTCAAGACCGATTTCGCTTTCGACTCCGATCAGGCCTATGGCGACCATAAGAATTACGGCGGAAAACTGTCCCAGATTCAGTTGGAAGGGCTCTTCTTTGAGAATGCCGCCAGGCACCGCGTAACCCTTCGTTCGGCTATCCCCTTTCCTTCGGAGCAGCCCGACTACGGCAAGGCGCTGTCGGCCTACAAGGCCCGACTGGCCAAGGCCGATCCGGCGGGCGTTTCCACCATCAGCGTGCCCCAGACCCTGCTGAATCACGTCGATCAGCTCGCACTGGCGAATGCGTTTGTCGTGGAAAATGGCCTGCAGGACCGGGCCTTCGTGCACCTGGCCAACGAGCCGCCCCGGCCCGCGTGGCCCCGCGTGATGGAGGGCATCCAGGCCTGGAAAGATGCCGCGCCGGATATCCCCGTTATGATCACCACGTACGGACTGGAACCTTTTCTTCCGGATGGCCTGGAGCGCTGGGCGGTCCATGCGCCCGTCTTTGATACGGTGAACAACGCCCGCGTGCTCGAGCGCATCGGCGCGGGCGGCGAAGTGTGGTGGTATGTAGACCAGACCCCGCCCCGGCCTTATGGCAATTTCTTTGTGGATTTCGATTCCATCGATCACCGAATCCTTTTCTGGCAGGCTTGGGCCCTCGGCGTACGGGGTATGCACTACCGCAGCATTAACGACCATCGCGGCGGCGGCGACCCTTGGAAGGAGCTGGTGGACGTGACCCCCGTCAACGGCGACGGCTTCCTCGTCTACACCGACAGAAACGGCCCCATCAACTCCATTCGCTGGGAAAATATCCGCGACGGGATCGATGACTACGACTATCTCGCGGTGTTCAACGACCGTCGTCGCAAGCTCCTCGCACAGCCGGGGCATGAAGCCCTGCTCCAGCGCGCGGCCGAGGCGTACAATTTGAAGGATGTTATCCCCAGCCTCGTCAGTTTTACCCGCGACCCCGAGGTGCTCGAAAAGAAGCGACGCGCCATCGCGGAGATGATCGTGGAGATGAACGCGGCCTTGCGCTAG
- a CDS encoding ATP-dependent Clp protease ATP-binding subunit, with protein MPTLDEDRFDRFTREQRFDKARALGLGPIDFQHLLWVDAMDREKSSLRKLFDGDDGKERRTFGEFRVALNHQFISNLPKQKVAKGQYSEELNQLCTLLVNRPAKPGHGLERVIEGLNAKMKTRDQIEWEDLLAGIIDYRTHAIDSFIATDFGLTSSILDGERQVPAGAVSRETAAAASIEALKTYGYDLTAKAAAGGIEEVIGRADEVRRLSSILLKKEANNPILLGEPGVGKTKIVEGLALDIVKDRVPERLKGKKIISLDLGLIMAGSKYRGEFEQRLTAVLRELQNAKGSVILFIDEIHQLVGLGETGESGGMDAANLMKPALARGELWCIGATTFSEFRAIEKDGALRRRFSPVIVPEQSPADVAEILRRVKPVYGKHHTVEYTEEALNRVNTLARRYIGEVRSPARELGILDEAGAMVILNHVTADHEPGYHPPVTGVHVAQAVSERTNIPVENMSEDQRQKLLKLNENLSRRVFGQPEPIKAVVKTMKRAFVGLTPPKQPQAVFLFAGPSGVGKTELAKAIAAEWYGSEDALIRIDLSEYGTETARNRLIGSDRGYQGAEEGGMLTEAVRRKPYSLVLLDEFEKAHPNIWRIFLQLFDEARLTDSMGRNIDFQNTVIIITTNVGAAILAQLGELRHRIKGWLAANPEATAEVQNQVVKIILQEIASTTPNLTPQTLAILQGEANRLLDEAEGDADEAPSAEDIVKQAMLAVPGLPPELFGRMGRPLVFGPLGMAEQSNILNKLMRDLCERVALARKVILPPERSECNKWFEVKVGDDGVRTVTCKDPESAEAVVSITLAKAVCDYLVENGFDTLLGARPLRTLFVENIEDAVSEQLLNTDKDGPAIINVESIGD; from the coding sequence ATGCCCACATTGGACGAAGATCGTTTTGACAGGTTTACCCGCGAGCAGCGATTCGACAAGGCTCGGGCGCTGGGGCTGGGACCCATCGATTTTCAACACCTGCTCTGGGTCGATGCCATGGACCGGGAGAAGAGTTCGCTTCGCAAGCTCTTTGACGGGGATGACGGCAAGGAGCGGCGCACCTTCGGCGAGTTCCGGGTTGCGTTGAACCATCAGTTTATCAGCAATCTACCCAAGCAAAAAGTGGCCAAGGGTCAGTATTCTGAGGAACTGAACCAACTCTGTACCTTGCTGGTGAACCGGCCGGCGAAACCGGGCCACGGCTTGGAACGCGTCATCGAGGGCTTGAACGCCAAGATGAAGACCCGGGACCAGATCGAGTGGGAGGACCTCCTCGCGGGTATCATCGACTACCGCACCCACGCCATTGACTCCTTCATCGCGACGGATTTCGGTCTCACCAGTTCCATTCTCGATGGCGAGCGGCAGGTGCCGGCCGGTGCGGTGAGTCGCGAGACGGCGGCGGCGGCCTCTATCGAAGCCCTCAAGACCTATGGCTATGATTTGACCGCCAAGGCGGCCGCCGGCGGGATCGAAGAGGTCATCGGGCGGGCCGACGAAGTGCGCCGTCTTTCCAGTATTCTCCTGAAGAAGGAGGCGAATAACCCTATCCTGCTCGGCGAGCCGGGCGTGGGCAAAACCAAGATCGTCGAAGGACTCGCGCTGGATATCGTCAAGGATCGGGTGCCCGAGCGCCTGAAAGGCAAGAAGATTATCAGCTTGGACCTGGGCCTTATCATGGCCGGCTCCAAGTATCGCGGCGAATTCGAACAGCGACTTACGGCCGTGTTGCGCGAACTGCAAAACGCCAAGGGCTCCGTCATCCTCTTCATCGACGAGATTCATCAGTTGGTGGGCCTCGGCGAGACGGGCGAGAGCGGCGGCATGGACGCGGCCAACCTCATGAAACCGGCCCTGGCGCGGGGCGAACTGTGGTGCATCGGCGCAACGACCTTCTCCGAGTTCCGCGCAATCGAGAAAGACGGCGCCCTGCGGCGTCGCTTCAGCCCCGTCATCGTTCCGGAGCAGAGCCCGGCGGACGTGGCCGAGATCCTGCGTCGCGTAAAGCCCGTCTATGGCAAACACCACACCGTGGAGTACACGGAAGAGGCCCTGAACCGGGTAAACACGCTCGCCCGGCGCTATATCGGTGAAGTCCGCTCGCCCGCTCGCGAACTGGGCATCCTCGACGAAGCCGGCGCGATGGTGATCCTCAATCACGTGACGGCCGACCACGAGCCCGGCTACCATCCCCCGGTGACGGGCGTGCATGTGGCCCAGGCCGTTTCCGAGCGCACCAATATCCCCGTGGAGAACATGTCGGAAGATCAGCGCCAGAAGCTGCTGAAGCTCAACGAGAATCTTTCCCGTCGCGTCTTTGGGCAGCCCGAGCCGATCAAAGCGGTGGTGAAGACCATGAAGCGCGCCTTCGTCGGCCTGACGCCGCCGAAGCAGCCCCAGGCTGTTTTTCTCTTTGCCGGGCCCTCGGGCGTGGGCAAAACCGAGCTGGCCAAGGCCATCGCGGCCGAGTGGTACGGCAGTGAAGACGCCCTTATTCGCATCGACCTGTCCGAGTACGGCACCGAGACGGCGCGCAACCGCCTGATTGGTTCCGATCGGGGTTACCAGGGCGCGGAAGAGGGCGGCATGCTCACGGAAGCCGTACGGCGCAAGCCCTATTCGCTGGTGCTGCTGGATGAGTTCGAAAAGGCCCACCCGAACATCTGGCGAATCTTCCTTCAGTTGTTTGACGAAGCGCGATTGACCGACTCCATGGGACGCAACATCGACTTCCAGAATACGGTAATCATTATCACCACCAACGTGGGTGCGGCCATTCTCGCCCAACTCGGCGAACTGCGCCACCGCATCAAGGGATGGCTTGCGGCCAACCCCGAAGCCACGGCGGAAGTTCAAAATCAGGTGGTGAAAATCATCCTCCAGGAAATCGCGTCCACCACGCCCAACCTGACGCCTCAGACCCTGGCCATTCTTCAGGGCGAGGCCAACCGCCTCCTCGACGAGGCGGAAGGCGATGCGGACGAGGCGCCCTCGGCGGAGGACATCGTGAAGCAGGCCATGCTGGCCGTTCCCGGACTTCCGCCCGAGCTTTTCGGACGCATGGGCCGACCGCTCGTTTTCGGTCCGCTGGGCATGGCGGAACAGTCCAACATCCTTAACAAGCTCATGCGCGATTTGTGCGAGCGGGTCGCTCTGGCGCGCAAGGTTATCCTGCCGCCCGAGCGGAGCGAGTGCAACAAGTGGTTTGAAGTAAAGGTGGGCGACGATGGCGTTCGCACGGTGACCTGCAAAGATCCCGAAAGCGCGGAGGCGGTGGTTTCCATTACGCTGGCAAAGGCTGTGTGCGATTACCTCGTGGAGAACGGCTTCGACACCCTCCTCGGCGCCCGTCCCCTGCGCACACTGTTTGTGGAGAACATCGAAGACGCGGTTTCCGAGCAGTTGCTCAACACCGACAAGGATGGTCCCGCCATAATCAACGTGGAGTCCATCGGCGATTAA
- a CDS encoding DUF5009 domain-containing protein, translating to MGKKKYATAPDHPPSTSPRVLSVDALRGFDMFWIIGADHLARSIGKDAAEGTLAHGIATQLKHVSWDGFVFYDLIFPLFVFMLGMSTVFSLPKYVEQNGKRAAYFHILRRFVLLFLLGAFRDGGIADLAGESPFSGVLQRMAWCYLGASLIFLNVRTKGIAAIFVAILVAYWALLTFVPHPELGAEGTTFNRKENIVDWVDYKFLPMKEEGQYAESEGLLSTFPAIATALLGIFAALLLREKRLTDWQRVGVYIGAGVLMVALGYLWGLQFPVIKKMWTSSFVLVAGGYSCMLLGVFYAVVDVWKAQRWCVPLIWIGANPLMIYMCSEFIEFEKIAPRIAGGPVAALFGDYYGPLFVNAVAIVLVFAFARFLYVRKIFLRV from the coding sequence ATGGGAAAGAAAAAGTACGCAACCGCCCCCGACCACCCCCCGTCAACGAGCCCCCGTGTTCTTTCGGTCGATGCCCTTCGCGGCTTCGACATGTTCTGGATTATCGGTGCGGATCACCTGGCCCGTTCCATTGGCAAGGACGCCGCCGAAGGCACCCTTGCCCATGGTATCGCCACCCAGCTCAAGCACGTTTCGTGGGATGGCTTCGTGTTCTACGATCTTATCTTTCCCCTGTTCGTTTTCATGCTGGGGATGTCCACCGTCTTCTCTCTGCCCAAATATGTCGAGCAGAATGGCAAGCGCGCCGCCTACTTCCACATCCTGCGCCGCTTTGTGCTGCTGTTTCTGCTGGGTGCCTTTCGCGACGGGGGTATCGCGGATCTCGCGGGTGAGAGTCCTTTCAGTGGCGTTCTCCAACGCATGGCCTGGTGCTATCTCGGCGCGTCGCTCATCTTCCTCAATGTTCGCACCAAAGGCATTGCCGCCATCTTCGTTGCCATTCTCGTCGCCTACTGGGCCCTGTTGACCTTCGTGCCCCATCCCGAGCTGGGCGCCGAGGGCACGACGTTCAACCGCAAGGAAAATATCGTAGACTGGGTGGACTACAAATTTCTGCCCATGAAGGAGGAAGGGCAATACGCCGAGTCCGAGGGACTACTGAGCACCTTCCCCGCGATCGCCACCGCGCTTCTGGGCATATTCGCCGCGCTGTTGCTTCGCGAGAAGCGCCTGACCGACTGGCAGCGCGTGGGGGTGTATATCGGCGCGGGCGTGCTGATGGTCGCGCTGGGATACTTGTGGGGGCTTCAGTTTCCCGTCATCAAGAAAATGTGGACCTCCAGCTTCGTGCTGGTTGCCGGCGGCTACAGTTGCATGCTGCTGGGCGTGTTTTATGCCGTAGTCGATGTCTGGAAGGCCCAGCGCTGGTGCGTGCCCCTGATCTGGATCGGCGCCAACCCGCTGATGATCTACATGTGTAGCGAGTTTATCGAGTTCGAAAAGATCGCACCCCGTATCGCCGGTGGCCCGGTGGCCGCGCTGTTCGGGGACTATTATGGCCCACTCTTTGTAAATGCGGTTGCCATTGTCCTCGTCTTTGCCTTTGCGCGCTTTCTCTACGTGCGGAAGATTTTCCTGCGCGTGTAG
- a CDS encoding anhydro-N-acetylmuramic acid kinase, with translation MDVRVIQKKPARFGIGLMSGSSCDGVDAALVRIKGTGKSLVMKLIAHKTFPYPGSFKNRLLDEHLSARDLCVLDFELGERLAEAAQELIAEAPEDEVTVDFIASHGHTVAHIPPRANDKYGTLQIGQSAVIAERCGLPVISDFRPRDMAAGGQGAPLVPYADWLLFHKLNRPVCCLNIGGIANFTSVTPEFRNVRAFDSGPGNMAIDGAVRILTRGLQEMDEDGEMASKGMIIEEFLNYLLDHPFFAKVPPKSTGREEFGVNVYLRDALASRSEHTPEDLVATITEAVARSIIQAYDRFIRPENPAEHIIVGGGGAHNKTLLKKLKDGFHDCQVFTSDQYGIPTDAREAIAFAILGNECIMGTPANVPHATGAEKRVVLGKITPT, from the coding sequence ATGGACGTACGCGTCATCCAGAAGAAGCCCGCCCGCTTCGGAATCGGGCTTATGTCGGGCAGTTCATGCGATGGGGTCGATGCCGCGCTGGTTCGCATCAAGGGCACGGGCAAGAGCCTGGTGATGAAGCTGATCGCGCATAAGACCTTTCCGTATCCCGGCTCCTTCAAGAACCGCCTGCTGGATGAACACCTGTCGGCGCGGGATCTCTGCGTACTTGATTTTGAGTTGGGGGAGCGCCTCGCCGAGGCCGCACAGGAACTCATCGCCGAGGCCCCGGAGGACGAAGTGACCGTGGACTTCATCGCTTCCCACGGGCACACGGTGGCGCATATCCCCCCCCGTGCGAATGACAAGTATGGCACCCTGCAGATTGGCCAGTCCGCCGTTATTGCGGAGCGGTGCGGCCTGCCCGTCATTTCCGATTTTCGCCCGCGCGACATGGCGGCCGGTGGCCAGGGCGCCCCGCTGGTGCCCTATGCGGACTGGCTACTTTTCCACAAGCTGAATCGCCCCGTATGCTGTCTCAATATCGGCGGTATCGCGAACTTCACCTCCGTCACCCCCGAATTTCGCAATGTGCGGGCCTTCGACTCGGGCCCCGGCAACATGGCTATTGACGGCGCCGTGCGCATTCTCACCCGCGGCCTTCAGGAAATGGACGAGGACGGCGAGATGGCGTCCAAGGGCATGATCATTGAAGAGTTCCTGAACTACCTGCTGGATCACCCTTTCTTCGCCAAAGTGCCGCCCAAGAGCACGGGCCGTGAGGAGTTTGGGGTGAACGTCTACCTGCGCGATGCCCTGGCCAGCCGCTCGGAGCACACGCCGGAAGATTTGGTAGCCACGATTACCGAGGCGGTAGCCCGCAGCATCATCCAGGCCTACGACCGCTTCATCCGGCCCGAGAATCCCGCCGAGCACATCATCGTCGGCGGAGGCGGCGCCCACAACAAGACGCTGCTGAAGAAACTCAAGGACGGCTTCCACGACTGTCAGGTCTTCACCAGCGACCAGTACGGCATCCCGACGGATGCGCGCGAGGCCATCGCCTTTGCCATACTGGGCAACGAGTGCATCATGGGAACCCCCGCGAATGTGCCCCATGCCACCGGCGCGGAGAAGCGGGTGGTGCTCGGAAAGATCACGCCGACATAG